From the Manis javanica isolate MJ-LG chromosome 13, MJ_LKY, whole genome shotgun sequence genome, one window contains:
- the LOC140845888 gene encoding uncharacterized protein isoform X3 — protein MWYRNIEPKLRAAGCGSLCSASGRNLKSLQVLRPSLVSSPTDPPEHHVRTPTLQENWNEERKMWYRNIEPKLRAAGCGSLCSASGRNLKSLQVLRPSLVSSPTDPPEHHVRTPTLQENWNEERKMWYRNIEPKLRGEMVETGSIFPCAAFKVHREKRLPRSSRMWIPVFRKWQESQVSPSTPPVFGFQPHRSSRASRKKSTSYFWKGHLVAVFHWQRNKNVNIEIILCTDE, from the exons atgtggtacaggaacatcgagcctaaactgagag cagccggatgtggatccctgtgttccgcaagtggcaggaatctcaagtctctccaagtactCCGCCCGTCTTTGGTTTCCAGCCCCACCGATCCTCCAGAGCATCAcgtaag aacaCCAACCCTCCAAGAAAACTGGAACGAAGagaggaagatgtggtacaggaacatcgagcctaaactgagag cagccggatgtggatccctgtgttccgcaagtggcaggaatctcaagtctctccaagtactCCGCCCGTCTTTGGTTTCCAGCCCCACCGATCCTCCAGAGCATCAcgtaag aacaCCAACCCTCCAAGAAAACTGGAACGAAGagaggaagatgtggtacaggaacatcgagcctaaactgagaggtgagatggtggagactggtagtatctttccatgtgctgctttcaaggTTCACAGGGAAAAAAGGTTGCCACGGAG cagccggatgtggatccctgtgttccgcaagtggcaggaatctcaagtctctccaagtactCCGCCCGTCTTTGGTTTCCAGCCCCACCGATCCTCCAGAGCATCAcgtaag aAAAGTACTTCCTACTTTTGGAAGGGGCATCTGGTTGCTGTCTTTCATTggcagagaaacaaaaatgtcaaCATTGAAATCATTTTATGTACTGACGagtaa
- the LOC140845888 gene encoding uncharacterized protein isoform X1 codes for MKESVSPTGITPTLQENWNEERKMWYRNIEPKLRAAGCGSLCSASGRNLKSLQVLRPSLVSSPTDPPEHHVRTPTLQENWNEERKMWYRNIEPKLRAAGCGSLCSASGRNLKSLQVLRPSLVSSPTDPPEHHVRTPTLQENWNEERKMWYRNIEPKLRGEMVETGSIFPCAAFKVHREKRLPRSSRMWIPVFRKWQESQVSPSTPPVFGFQPHRSSRASRKKSTSYFWKGHLVAVFHWQRNKNVNIEIILCTDE; via the exons aacaCCAACCCTCCAAGAAAACTGGAACGAAGagaggaagatgtggtacaggaacatcgagcctaaactgagag cagccggatgtggatccctgtgttccgcaagtggcaggaatctcaagtctctccaagtactCCGCCCGTCTTTGGTTTCCAGCCCCACCGATCCTCCAGAGCATCAcgtaag aacaCCAACCCTCCAAGAAAACTGGAACGAAGagaggaagatgtggtacaggaacatcgagcctaaactgagag cagccggatgtggatccctgtgttccgcaagtggcaggaatctcaagtctctccaagtactCCGCCCGTCTTTGGTTTCCAGCCCCACCGATCCTCCAGAGCATCAcgtaag aacaCCAACCCTCCAAGAAAACTGGAACGAAGagaggaagatgtggtacaggaacatcgagcctaaactgagaggtgagatggtggagactggtagtatctttccatgtgctgctttcaaggTTCACAGGGAAAAAAGGTTGCCACGGAG cagccggatgtggatccctgtgttccgcaagtggcaggaatctcaagtctctccaagtactCCGCCCGTCTTTGGTTTCCAGCCCCACCGATCCTCCAGAGCATCAcgtaag aAAAGTACTTCCTACTTTTGGAAGGGGCATCTGGTTGCTGTCTTTCATTggcagagaaacaaaaatgtcaaCATTGAAATCATTTTATGTACTGACGagtaa
- the LOC140845888 gene encoding uncharacterized protein isoform X4, translated as MKESVSPTGITPTLQENWNEERKMWYRNIEPKLRAAGCGSLCSASGRNLKSLQVLRPSLVSSPTDPPEHHVRTPTLQENWNEERKMWYRNIEPKLRGEMVETGSIFPCAAFKVHREKRLPRSSRMWIPVFRKWQESQVSPSTPPVFGFQPHRSSRASRKNTNPPRKLERREEDVVQEHRA; from the exons aacaCCAACCCTCCAAGAAAACTGGAACGAAGagaggaagatgtggtacaggaacatcgagcctaaactgagag cagccggatgtggatccctgtgttccgcaagtggcaggaatctcaagtctctccaagtactCCGCCCGTCTTTGGTTTCCAGCCCCACCGATCCTCCAGAGCATCAcgtaag aacaCCAACCCTCCAAGAAAACTGGAACGAAGagaggaagatgtggtacaggaacatcgagcctaaactgagaggtgagatggtggagactggtagtatctttccatgtgctgctttcaaggTTCACAGGGAAAAAAGGTTGCCACGGAG cagccggatgtggatccctgtgttccgcaagtggcaggaatctcaagtctctccaagtactCCGCCCGTCTTTGGTTTCCAGCCCCACCGATCCTCCAGAGCATCAcgtaag aacaCCAACCCTCCAAGAAAACTGGAACGAAGagaggaagatgtggtacaggaacatcgagcctaa
- the LOC140845888 gene encoding uncharacterized protein isoform X2 yields MKESVSPTGITPTLQENWNEERKMWYRNIEPKLRAAGCGSLCSASGRNLKSLQVLRPSLVSSPTDPPEHHVRTPTLQENWNEERKMWYRNIEPKLRAAGCGSLCSASGRNLKSLQVLRPSLVSSPTDPPEHHVRTPTLQENWNEERKMWYRNIEPKLRAAGCGSLCSASGRNLKSLQVLRPSLVSSPTDPPEHHVRKVLPTFGRGIWLLSFIGRETKMSTLKSFYVLTSKIF; encoded by the exons aacaCCAACCCTCCAAGAAAACTGGAACGAAGagaggaagatgtggtacaggaacatcgagcctaaactgagag cagccggatgtggatccctgtgttccgcaagtggcaggaatctcaagtctctccaagtactCCGCCCGTCTTTGGTTTCCAGCCCCACCGATCCTCCAGAGCATCAcgtaag aacaCCAACCCTCCAAGAAAACTGGAACGAAGagaggaagatgtggtacaggaacatcgagcctaaactgagag cagccggatgtggatccctgtgttccgcaagtggcaggaatctcaagtctctccaagtactCCGCCCGTCTTTGGTTTCCAGCCCCACCGATCCTCCAGAGCATCAcgtaag aacaCCAACCCTCCAAGAAAACTGGAACGAAGagaggaagatgtggtacaggaacatcgagcctaaactgagag cagccggatgtggatccctgtgttccgcaagtggcaggaatctcaagtctctccaagtactCCGCCCGTCTTTGGTTTCCAGCCCCACCGATCCTCCAGAGCATCAcgtaag aAAAGTACTTCCTACTTTTGGAAGGGGCATCTGGTTGCTGTCTTTCATTggcagagaaacaaaaatgtcaaCATTGAAATCATTTTATGTACTGACGagtaaaattttttaa